From Cecembia calidifontis, one genomic window encodes:
- the gap gene encoding type I glyceraldehyde-3-phosphate dehydrogenase, translating to MSKIKVGINGFGRIGRLVFRAAQSRPDVQVVAINDLIDVDYIAYMLKYDSTHGKFDGTVEIKDGKLVVNGNEIRVTAEKSPANLKWGEVGADYVVESTGIFLTKDSAQGHIDAGAKKVIMSAPSKDDTPMFVMGVNHDKYTSDMNFVSNASCTTNCLAPIAKVLNDNWGIEEGLMTTVHAVTATQKTVDGPSAKDWRGGRGASQNIIPSSTGAAKAVGKVIPELNGKLTGMAFRVPTPNVSVVDLTVRLKKPASYKEICAKMKEASETHLKGILGYTEDAVVSTDFNGDPRTSIFDADAGIQLSETFVKVVSWYDNEWGYSNKVLDLLTYIASKG from the coding sequence ATGAGCAAAATCAAAGTAGGAATCAACGGATTCGGAAGAATCGGTAGACTGGTATTCAGGGCTGCACAATCAAGGCCTGACGTTCAGGTGGTTGCCATCAATGACTTGATTGATGTAGATTATATCGCTTACATGTTGAAGTATGATTCCACCCATGGTAAATTCGACGGAACCGTGGAAATCAAGGATGGTAAATTGGTGGTCAATGGAAATGAAATCAGAGTAACAGCGGAAAAAAGCCCTGCAAACCTTAAATGGGGTGAGGTAGGTGCTGATTACGTTGTGGAATCTACCGGTATTTTCCTTACCAAAGATTCTGCTCAAGGCCATATCGATGCCGGTGCCAAAAAGGTGATCATGTCAGCACCTTCCAAAGATGATACTCCGATGTTTGTAATGGGGGTAAACCATGACAAATATACCTCAGACATGAACTTTGTGTCCAATGCATCCTGTACAACAAACTGTCTTGCACCGATCGCTAAGGTGCTGAATGATAATTGGGGTATTGAGGAAGGTTTGATGACTACGGTTCACGCTGTTACAGCCACACAAAAAACAGTGGATGGTCCTTCCGCTAAAGATTGGAGAGGAGGTAGAGGAGCTTCACAAAATATCATCCCTTCTTCTACAGGTGCAGCAAAAGCAGTAGGTAAAGTTATCCCTGAACTTAACGGAAAGCTGACAGGTATGGCCTTTAGGGTGCCTACCCCTAACGTTTCTGTGGTGGACTTGACAGTAAGGTTGAAAAAGCCGGCTTCCTACAAAGAAATTTGTGCCAAAATGAAGGAGGCTTCTGAGACCCACCTGAAAGGTATCTTGGGCTATACGGAAGATGCCGTAGTATCTACTGACTTCAACGGAGATCCAAGGACTTCCATTTTTGATGCGGATGCAGGGATTCAGCTTAGTGAAACTTTTGTAAAGGTTGTGTCCTGGTATGACAATGAGTGGGGATACTCCAATAAAGTACTCGATTTGTTGACTTACATTGCCAGCAAAGGTTAA
- a CDS encoding sugar phosphate isomerase/epimerase family protein — protein MNKRRKFIQMSAVLGAGAFLPLQFCNTKKEESTGTEAVIGATSGILDDFGIQLYSVKENMAEDPVATIRAMASFGYTQLEGFDGGKGIFWGMSHTEFKSLMDDLGVDFIASHANTFQNLDELAEKAGAIGMKYLICPWVGPQKSMDDYKRLADEFNKQGEICKQHGLRFAYHNHGYTFEELDGQIPQDYLMQNTDPDLVDYEMDTYWVYTAGKDPISYIKKYPNRFVLGHVKDKSGDLPFEEPNGSTLIGKGIMDFPSILRAGMDNGMKYYIVEQERFDGTDPMEAAKINAAYMKSLVF, from the coding sequence ATGAACAAAAGAAGAAAATTTATTCAAATGAGTGCAGTACTTGGGGCGGGTGCATTTCTACCGCTCCAATTCTGCAACACTAAAAAAGAAGAAAGTACAGGAACCGAAGCAGTAATCGGAGCAACAAGTGGCATCCTGGATGACTTTGGCATTCAACTTTATTCTGTAAAGGAAAATATGGCGGAAGATCCTGTTGCTACTATCCGTGCTATGGCTTCTTTCGGTTATACCCAATTGGAAGGATTTGATGGGGGAAAAGGGATTTTCTGGGGCATGTCCCATACTGAATTCAAGTCACTGATGGATGACTTGGGAGTTGATTTCATCGCATCCCATGCAAACACCTTCCAAAATCTGGATGAACTGGCTGAAAAAGCCGGCGCTATAGGCATGAAGTATTTGATCTGCCCCTGGGTAGGCCCTCAAAAATCAATGGACGATTATAAAAGACTGGCAGATGAATTCAACAAACAAGGAGAAATCTGTAAACAGCATGGTTTGAGGTTTGCTTATCATAATCACGGGTACACATTTGAAGAACTGGATGGTCAGATTCCTCAGGATTATTTGATGCAAAATACAGATCCTGACCTAGTGGATTATGAAATGGACACCTATTGGGTATATACAGCAGGCAAAGACCCCATATCCTACATCAAAAAATACCCAAATCGCTTTGTTTTGGGCCATGTCAAGGACAAGTCAGGTGACCTTCCTTTTGAAGAACCCAATGGTTCCACTTTGATCGGTAAAGGCATCATGGACTTCCCGAGCATTTTAAGGGCAGGAATGGACAATGGTATGAAATATTACATCGTAGAACAAGAAAGATTTGACGGCACTGACCCCATGGAAGCGGCAAAAATCAATGCTGCCTATATGAAAAGTCTTGTTTTTTAA
- a CDS encoding MCP four helix bundle domain-containing protein, with protein sequence MSRTKLQNRKLKAALILTFLILLIFGKNVLERKNFNELGDSFISFYEDRLVVESYIFSISEKLFRIKLLVNHCEFESDYSHVIDEIIAYEEQILQLVRDFESTKLTTKEEGFLNDFKNIIQNNLRIAEYAQLYSDATGINKDNVMEYNKYIERAISDLEKLSQIQLEEGKILAMNSDRVVNRSKIWSQFEVAALVVLLVIIYLLIYTSRTIKGGIVD encoded by the coding sequence ATGTCCCGTACAAAACTTCAAAACCGGAAGCTTAAAGCTGCTTTGATCTTAACATTTTTAATCCTTCTCATCTTTGGGAAGAATGTTCTCGAAAGAAAAAATTTTAATGAACTGGGGGATAGTTTCATTTCCTTTTATGAAGATAGGCTGGTAGTGGAGAGTTATATTTTTTCTATTTCTGAGAAGCTATTCAGGATAAAGTTATTGGTAAATCATTGTGAATTTGAAAGTGATTATTCTCATGTAATTGACGAAATTATAGCTTATGAAGAGCAAATTTTACAGTTGGTGAGGGATTTTGAAAGCACCAAGCTTACTACCAAAGAAGAGGGGTTTTTAAATGATTTTAAAAACATTATCCAAAATAACCTGCGCATTGCTGAGTATGCTCAACTATATTCCGATGCGACCGGAATAAATAAAGATAATGTGATGGAGTATAATAAATATATTGAGCGGGCTATAAGTGATCTTGAAAAGCTTTCCCAAATTCAATTGGAGGAGGGTAAGATTTTGGCCATGAATTCTGATAGGGTAGTCAACCGTTCTAAAATATGGTCTCAGTTTGAAGTTGCGGCACTTGTCGTCTTATTGGTGATTATTTATCTCTTGATTTATACTTCAAGGACAATCAAAGGAGGAATTGTAGATTAA
- a CDS encoding GMC oxidoreductase, with product MADNSYDAIVVGSGISGGWAAKELTEKGLKVLLLERGQNVEHVKDYKSATLAPWEIPHRGRRTVEMIENHPNLRRDYVLNELNLDWWAHESDSPYIEKKPFTWFRGYQVGGRSLLWGRQSYRLHDIDFEANLKEGIAIDWPIRYKDLEPWYSYVEKFAGISGSKDGYSILPDGEFQPPMPLNCVEKDVAARIKEKWGGKRIMTIGRVANLTQPLEGRVQCQFRNKCWLGCPFGGYFSTQSSTLPAAMKTGNLTLRPWSIVTRLIYDKDTQKATGVEVLDAENNQTYEFKAKIIFLCASAFNSTSILMRTATDIWPEGLGSSSGELGHNVMDHHFRLGANGVAEGYEDKYYFGRRPNGIYIPRFRNVGDDKRDYLRGFGYQGGASRSGWSRNVAEINYGAPLKEALSEPGPWTMGITAFGEILPYHENTIKLSKEVKDKWGLPVLEMDAEIKENEKKMRVDMMNDAAEMLEAAGLKNVKTFDAGYTFGQGIHEMGTARMGRDPKTSVLNGNNQVWDAKNVFVTDGACMTSAAAQNPSLTYMALTARAASFAVEELKKGNL from the coding sequence ATGGCAGATAATTCGTATGATGCGATCGTTGTCGGTTCCGGAATCAGTGGAGGTTGGGCAGCGAAAGAATTAACCGAAAAAGGATTAAAAGTTCTTTTATTGGAAAGAGGACAGAATGTTGAGCATGTCAAGGATTACAAATCAGCTACCCTTGCACCTTGGGAAATACCACATAGGGGAAGAAGGACAGTAGAAATGATTGAAAATCATCCCAATTTAAGAAGGGATTATGTCCTCAATGAACTGAACCTTGACTGGTGGGCCCATGAATCGGATTCTCCTTACATAGAAAAAAAGCCTTTTACCTGGTTCAGGGGATATCAAGTGGGAGGAAGATCGCTTCTTTGGGGAAGGCAGAGTTACAGGCTACACGACATTGATTTTGAAGCCAACCTGAAAGAAGGTATAGCCATAGACTGGCCGATAAGGTATAAAGATCTTGAACCTTGGTACAGTTATGTAGAAAAATTCGCGGGGATTTCCGGAAGCAAGGATGGCTATTCCATTTTGCCAGACGGGGAATTCCAACCTCCAATGCCTTTGAACTGTGTCGAAAAAGATGTTGCAGCACGGATCAAAGAAAAATGGGGAGGCAAAAGAATCATGACCATAGGTAGAGTTGCCAACCTTACCCAGCCTCTTGAAGGAAGGGTGCAATGCCAGTTCAGAAACAAATGTTGGCTGGGCTGTCCGTTTGGAGGCTATTTCAGCACACAATCTTCCACACTTCCGGCCGCCATGAAAACCGGCAACCTAACCCTAAGACCATGGTCTATTGTGACCAGGTTGATTTATGACAAAGACACCCAAAAGGCCACTGGAGTAGAAGTTTTGGATGCAGAAAACAACCAAACGTATGAGTTCAAGGCAAAAATCATTTTCTTATGCGCTTCTGCCTTTAACTCAACTTCCATTTTGATGAGAACAGCTACGGACATTTGGCCGGAAGGGCTCGGTAGCAGCTCAGGAGAATTGGGACACAACGTCATGGACCATCACTTTAGACTGGGGGCCAACGGAGTCGCGGAGGGTTATGAGGATAAGTACTATTTTGGAAGAAGGCCAAATGGCATTTATATCCCAAGGTTCCGAAATGTTGGTGATGACAAAAGGGATTACCTGAGAGGATTCGGTTATCAAGGCGGTGCTTCCAGATCAGGATGGAGCAGAAATGTAGCTGAAATCAATTATGGAGCTCCCTTGAAAGAGGCTTTGAGCGAGCCAGGACCTTGGACAATGGGAATAACAGCCTTTGGGGAAATCCTGCCTTATCACGAAAATACGATCAAACTCAGCAAAGAGGTAAAAGACAAGTGGGGATTGCCGGTATTGGAGATGGATGCTGAAATCAAAGAGAACGAGAAAAAAATGAGGGTGGACATGATGAACGATGCAGCTGAAATGCTGGAAGCTGCCGGTCTTAAAAATGTCAAAACCTTTGATGCTGGATATACCTTTGGACAAGGTATTCATGAAATGGGAACAGCAAGAATGGGCAGGGATCCTAAAACCTCTGTCCTAAACGGAAACAATCAGGTCTGGGATGCCAAAAACGTGTTTGTGACTGATGGGGCCTGTATGACTTCCGCAGCTGCTCAAAACCCTTCCCTAACCTATATGGCTTTGACAGCAAGAGCGGCAAGTTTTGCAGTGGAGGAACTTAAAAAAGGCAATCTTTAA
- a CDS encoding hydroxypyruvate isomerase family protein, producing MKQNSRRKSLKKLLLGTAAVGSLPYLEAKATQENGPLKGNINHAVCHWPFNPMTLEELCIGIKKIGFNAIDLVGPNNWHILQKHGVECSMCNGADLGIVQGFNDPQYHDKLVQGYEEVIPLMAKAGYKNIIAFSGNRKGMDDETGLKNCAVGLKKIMGIAEKHGVTVIMELLNSKVDHPDYMCDKSAWGIELCKMVGSDNLKLLYDIYHMQIMEGDLIRTIKRDHQYFGHYHTAGNPGRNEIDETQEINYPAVVRAILDTGFKGYLCQEFVPKSKDKMAALEQAIKICDL from the coding sequence ATGAAACAAAACAGCAGAAGAAAGAGCTTAAAAAAGCTCCTTTTGGGGACGGCCGCTGTGGGTAGCCTCCCTTATCTGGAAGCAAAAGCCACTCAAGAAAACGGACCATTGAAAGGGAACATAAACCATGCAGTTTGTCATTGGCCTTTTAACCCTATGACCTTGGAAGAGCTTTGTATCGGGATCAAAAAGATAGGATTCAATGCCATAGATCTGGTAGGACCCAACAATTGGCATATCCTACAAAAACATGGTGTCGAATGTTCCATGTGCAATGGTGCAGACCTTGGGATAGTTCAGGGTTTCAATGACCCCCAATACCATGATAAATTAGTACAGGGTTATGAAGAGGTAATCCCTCTAATGGCCAAAGCCGGATACAAAAACATTATCGCATTCAGTGGAAACAGAAAAGGAATGGATGATGAGACCGGACTTAAAAACTGCGCGGTGGGACTTAAAAAAATTATGGGCATTGCAGAAAAGCACGGCGTCACGGTAATCATGGAACTGCTCAACAGTAAGGTAGACCATCCTGACTACATGTGCGATAAAAGCGCATGGGGCATAGAATTATGCAAAATGGTAGGGTCAGACAACCTCAAATTACTTTATGACATCTACCATATGCAGATCATGGAAGGTGACCTGATCAGAACCATTAAGAGAGACCACCAATATTTTGGGCATTACCATACCGCTGGAAATCCCGGCAGAAATGAGATAGACGAAACCCAGGAAATCAACTACCCTGCAGTGGTAAGGGCAATTTTGGATACCGGATTCAAGGGCTATTTATGCCAGGAATTTGTTCCAAAATCCAAAGATAAAATGGCCGCCTTGGAACAGGCTATTAAAATATGCGACCTTTAA
- a CDS encoding SH3 domain-containing protein, with amino-acid sequence MFAAQNYKEAYGVYVDLLENEEAYSPAMLLKMAFVAEGMGDFSRASFYLAKYYDLNPNPRVITKIKSLTEQSNLIGYELNDVDRLVKFLSDFQTELTALFATLLVISLILLLVFNKKANRAKYYLPSAFFIVLVFIANNFFTGPRTGIITGSPALVMEKPTAGSKLISVVDPGHRVVIRSTKDVWYEVNWMDKRAYIKKEHITRL; translated from the coding sequence TTGTTTGCTGCTCAAAATTACAAAGAAGCTTACGGTGTTTATGTAGATCTACTCGAAAATGAGGAAGCATACAGTCCAGCGATGCTTTTAAAAATGGCTTTTGTGGCAGAAGGCATGGGGGATTTTTCAAGAGCCAGTTTTTACCTCGCTAAATATTATGACCTCAATCCCAACCCAAGGGTAATTACCAAAATCAAATCACTTACCGAACAAAGCAACCTGATAGGGTACGAATTAAACGATGTTGACCGGTTGGTTAAATTCCTGTCCGACTTCCAGACTGAGTTAACCGCGCTCTTCGCTACATTACTTGTAATTTCTCTGATACTTCTATTGGTTTTCAACAAAAAAGCAAACCGTGCCAAATATTATTTACCTTCAGCCTTCTTCATTGTTCTGGTATTTATAGCCAATAACTTTTTTACAGGTCCCAGAACTGGTATTATAACAGGAAGTCCGGCTTTAGTTATGGAAAAGCCCACAGCAGGCAGCAAATTGATAAGTGTGGTGGATCCTGGACATAGGGTAGTCATCCGCTCAACAAAAGATGTTTGGTATGAAGTAAATTGGATGGACAAAAGAGCTTACATCAAAAAGGAACATATCACAAGACTTTAA
- a CDS encoding Gfo/Idh/MocA family protein: MTAQKKLKMGMVGGGPGAFIGAIHRNAALMDGLIELAAGAFSSNPEKSRQAGEELMLDPSRVYSSYTEMIEKELALPESERIDIISIVTPNNVHFDPTKKALENGFHVVLDKPMTLTYEEAKELYKIIQKSDKLFCLTHTYTGYPMVKQMKQMIANGAIGEIRKVYVEYPQGWLYKLLEHENNKQAEWRTDPARNGKAGCFGDIGTHAFNLAEYVTGIKVAKICADLDIKVKGRPIDDDGAVLMRFENNASGILTASQIDAGCENNLKIRVYGEKGGLEWEQEDNNSLIAKWPGKPAEIYRAGTGYLGSLANENTRTPAGHPEGYIEAFANIYRNFARCIYAQRKGEEPKAEWRDFPGAEDGIRGMAFIEHVLASSASDQKWTPFVVEY; this comes from the coding sequence ATGACAGCTCAAAAGAAACTCAAAATGGGTATGGTAGGAGGCGGTCCTGGTGCTTTTATTGGCGCTATTCATAGGAACGCTGCCTTGATGGATGGATTAATTGAACTTGCTGCAGGAGCGTTCAGCAGTAACCCTGAAAAATCCAGGCAAGCTGGGGAAGAATTGATGTTGGACCCATCAAGGGTGTATTCCTCGTACACCGAAATGATAGAAAAAGAGTTGGCCCTTCCCGAATCTGAGAGAATAGATATTATCAGCATCGTGACTCCAAATAATGTCCATTTTGATCCAACCAAAAAGGCGCTGGAAAATGGATTTCATGTAGTCCTGGATAAGCCCATGACGCTGACGTATGAGGAGGCTAAGGAGTTATATAAAATCATTCAAAAAAGTGATAAACTGTTTTGCCTGACCCATACTTATACCGGTTATCCCATGGTAAAGCAAATGAAACAAATGATAGCGAATGGTGCTATAGGGGAAATCAGAAAAGTATATGTGGAATATCCTCAGGGCTGGCTTTACAAGCTTTTAGAACATGAGAACAACAAACAGGCAGAATGGAGGACAGATCCGGCCAGAAACGGAAAAGCAGGCTGCTTTGGGGATATAGGAACACATGCCTTCAATCTGGCGGAATATGTTACCGGAATCAAGGTGGCCAAAATCTGCGCAGATTTGGATATTAAGGTAAAAGGTAGGCCTATAGATGATGATGGCGCTGTTTTGATGCGTTTTGAAAATAATGCTTCCGGGATCCTCACTGCTTCCCAAATTGATGCGGGATGTGAAAATAACCTAAAAATACGGGTGTATGGGGAAAAAGGCGGCCTTGAATGGGAGCAAGAGGATAACAATTCACTTATCGCCAAATGGCCGGGGAAACCTGCTGAAATTTACCGGGCAGGAACAGGATATTTGGGTTCCCTGGCCAATGAAAACACCAGGACACCTGCCGGTCACCCTGAAGGTTACATCGAGGCTTTTGCAAATATTTACAGGAATTTTGCACGGTGCATATATGCACAGCGCAAAGGTGAGGAACCAAAAGCAGAATGGAGGGACTTCCCAGGAGCTGAAGACGGCATTAGAGGGATGGCATTTATTGAACATGTATTAGCGAGCTCGGCTTCTGATCAAAAATGGACTCCATTTGTTGTT
- a CDS encoding LON peptidase substrate-binding domain-containing protein — MQVYLPLFPLKLVAFPGENLNLHIFEPRYRQLIHDIKDNGGAFGICVYIDKLMTLGTEVELLEISKVYDDGRMDIKTVARRVFELISFDNPMQDKLYAGGWVKIRDNDPRIPQSLYNEFLFYLKELFRLMGQKVELKPLDVNSFSYSHKIGLKLEEEYELLSMDKESERTKFLISYLMKVIPVLRGIEKAKEKIQMNGHFKYLDPLNF, encoded by the coding sequence ATGCAGGTTTATCTTCCCTTATTCCCATTGAAATTGGTTGCCTTTCCTGGGGAAAACCTCAACCTGCATATTTTTGAACCCAGATATAGACAACTCATTCATGATATCAAAGATAACGGGGGGGCTTTTGGGATTTGTGTTTACATTGATAAGCTCATGACCTTAGGAACAGAGGTGGAGTTGCTTGAAATTTCAAAGGTCTATGACGATGGAAGGATGGATATTAAAACTGTGGCCAGACGGGTTTTTGAATTGATTTCTTTCGATAACCCCATGCAGGATAAGCTTTACGCAGGTGGTTGGGTAAAAATAAGGGATAATGATCCACGAATACCCCAAAGCCTGTATAATGAATTCCTTTTTTATCTCAAGGAACTATTTAGACTGATGGGGCAAAAGGTTGAATTAAAGCCTCTGGACGTAAATTCATTTTCCTACTCCCACAAAATTGGATTGAAACTGGAAGAGGAATACGAATTGTTGAGTATGGATAAGGAGTCGGAAAGGACAAAATTCTTAATCTCATATCTGATGAAAGTGATTCCGGTATTAAGGGGGATTGAAAAAGCAAAAGAAAAGATCCAGATGAATGGGCATTTTAAATATCTGGATCCTTTGAACTTTTAA
- a CDS encoding gluconate 2-dehydrogenase subunit 3 family protein, whose translation MAMNRRDALKSVALMMGGAMVGANVILTGCKPEDQIIGLDFSPKDIAFLDEIGEAIIPTTDTPGAKATGIGAFMVMMVKDTYNAEQQKTFVDGLNLIRKDFEKAKGKDFMNVTVEDRTAYLNELKSSGKTTIESDPAQVSAVLGMLQDLTVLGYFTSEIGATQQLRYFEAPGRYDACIDYTPGERAYAI comes from the coding sequence ATGGCAATGAACAGAAGAGATGCTCTAAAAAGTGTGGCCCTAATGATGGGAGGGGCAATGGTTGGGGCCAATGTTATCCTTACAGGATGTAAGCCAGAAGACCAGATCATTGGACTTGATTTCTCTCCAAAAGACATCGCATTTTTGGATGAAATAGGTGAAGCCATCATTCCAACCACGGATACCCCCGGAGCAAAAGCAACTGGTATTGGCGCATTTATGGTAATGATGGTGAAAGACACCTATAATGCTGAACAGCAAAAAACATTTGTGGATGGACTCAATCTCATACGCAAGGATTTTGAAAAAGCCAAAGGCAAGGACTTCATGAATGTCACAGTAGAAGACCGTACCGCTTATCTTAATGAGCTTAAATCAAGTGGGAAAACTACTATTGAATCAGACCCTGCCCAAGTGTCAGCGGTTTTGGGAATGCTACAAGACCTGACTGTACTTGGTTATTTCACCTCAGAGATTGGTGCTACCCAACAGCTCCGGTATTTCGAGGCTCCAGGGAGGTACGATGCATGTATAGATTATACCCCTGGAGAAAGGGCTTATGCCATTTAA
- a CDS encoding nucleoside permease: MSLTLRVKLSFMMFLEFFIWGSWYVTMGTFLGMNLQASGTQIGNAFSTQSFGAIIAPFIIGLIADKYFNAEKILGALHILGAVALFMAYQSTSFQEFYPFIFLYMVLYMPTLALVNSVSFRQMKDPEKEFSPIRVWGTIGWITSGLTISYIFFWDSVDNMNAGMLKYTFLMASIASIILGLFSFTLPKTPPKATRGQKVKLSNILGLDAIGLLKDKNYAVFFLSSILICIPLAFYYQNANPFLAEIGVSDPTGKMTIGQVSEALFLLLLPVFFKRFGFKKTLMVGMMAWVVRYALFSIGDAGSGIYLLLIGIALHGICYDFFFVSGQIYTDSKAGEKFQSSAQGLITLATYGVGMLIGFAIAGQVTDLYKLQDGTHDWNTIWMIPSGIAILVVLIFAVAFKNESVSKETQNKPIEK, translated from the coding sequence ATGAGCTTAACTCTTAGAGTAAAACTGTCATTCATGATGTTCCTTGAATTTTTTATTTGGGGTTCTTGGTATGTTACAATGGGCACTTTTTTGGGCATGAACCTACAGGCATCCGGGACCCAGATCGGCAATGCATTTTCGACACAATCCTTTGGGGCCATCATTGCTCCTTTTATCATTGGGCTGATAGCTGACAAATATTTCAATGCAGAAAAAATCCTTGGAGCTTTGCATATCCTTGGGGCTGTTGCACTTTTTATGGCCTATCAGTCAACATCCTTCCAAGAATTCTATCCCTTTATTTTTCTTTACATGGTGCTCTATATGCCTACCCTGGCTTTGGTGAATTCAGTTTCATTTAGACAAATGAAAGACCCTGAGAAGGAATTTTCGCCAATCAGGGTCTGGGGGACCATAGGTTGGATTACCTCGGGCTTGACCATCAGCTATATCTTTTTTTGGGATTCAGTGGACAACATGAATGCCGGTATGTTGAAATACACCTTTCTCATGGCCTCCATAGCCTCCATTATTCTGGGGCTTTTCAGCTTTACCCTTCCTAAAACTCCCCCAAAAGCTACAAGAGGACAAAAAGTAAAGCTATCAAATATCTTGGGACTGGATGCGATCGGATTGTTGAAAGATAAAAATTACGCAGTTTTCTTTCTCTCTTCCATTTTGATATGTATCCCTTTGGCCTTTTATTACCAAAACGCCAATCCTTTTTTAGCGGAAATAGGTGTTTCGGATCCTACCGGGAAAATGACCATTGGGCAGGTTTCTGAGGCCTTATTCCTGCTTTTACTCCCTGTTTTTTTCAAACGCTTCGGATTTAAAAAAACCCTGATGGTGGGAATGATGGCCTGGGTGGTCCGATATGCCCTTTTTTCCATTGGAGATGCAGGCTCCGGAATTTACCTCCTCCTCATCGGAATTGCCCTACATGGAATTTGTTATGATTTCTTTTTTGTTTCGGGTCAAATCTACACCGACTCTAAAGCAGGAGAGAAATTTCAGTCTTCAGCGCAAGGCCTGATCACATTGGCAACTTATGGTGTCGGGATGCTCATTGGCTTTGCTATTGCCGGACAAGTCACTGATTTATATAAACTTCAAGATGGTACACATGATTGGAACACCATCTGGATGATTCCCTCAGGTATTGCTATATTAGTAGTATTAATCTTCGCTGTAGCCTTCAAAAATGAATCTGTCAGTAAAGAAACCCAAAACAAACCTATTGAAAAATGA